Genomic window (Methanophagales archaeon):
GGTGGTATCATGAAGACTGAGACTGAAGCTGGAGTTGGAGCCGGGTATTTTTGAATTAACCCCCTCTTCCTCTCACCAATAAACAAGCTCTCTCGCACTTATCCCCATGCCTTCAGCCAACTGTATGAGGTAGAAAGCTAAATGGAAGGTACAAAACACTCTCTTTTCAACACTTCTACCTGTATATTGATGCAAACGCTTCAATCCAAGCGTATTCTTCACAATATTGAATAATACCTCGATTCTGCTCCGTTTTTCCTTGAACGTTTCCCACTTCTCGATTAGCCTAAGGAATTCTTGCCTGATCTGATCTTATTCCAAATGTCAAGCAAATAACCCTTTCCAGCCCATATCATATATCGAGCGGTGGAACGAGATTTGCAACCATAATGATTCTCATTATGTCTATAAACCGCTCTACATCGGGTATTTTCAGCCTGCTTGCGGTTTTCTTTGCTCTTCCAGAACCAATAGCTTCAAGTATGATTTTTGCTATAATCCATTTTTAAATAGATTGTTTCTATATCTCCCATTAATGTTTCCATAAGTAACATAACTTAAATTCAAAATTTGGGCGGAACAAAGCGTAGCTGTATGTCCGGTGTTATACGCACCCATAAGGGTCGAAGCTTTGTAAAGCAAAGCGAAGAGTTAGTCATTGCACCCTAACCTCCCAATTACATATATCGTTTGCGCAAATAATTCCTGAGATTACGACAGCTTCAATTCCACCTCCGGGAAAAGTTGAAGCACTTGCCAAATACAAGCCCTTTATTGGCGTTTTAAAGTATGGTCTTTTAACTCCGATTGATTGATCAAAGGAATATAAAGCCCCTTCAGGCATTGATGTGTATCTTTCAAATGTCTTTGGCGTTGCTGCATCCTGAACGACTATGTGTTTGCTTAAGTCGGGAATATTTTTCTCAGCTTTCTTGATTAGTAACTCCGCAAACTCTCTCTTCTTTTCTAAATACTCTTTTGTTCCCCTTTCTGGAAAATCATAGTAGTTGGCACCCATCAATATTGTAACGCTTGCTTTTCCTTTGGGTGCTAAACCTGGATCTGCATTAGAGTATATAGCGATGCTGCAGCCTTCATCCAGGTTCTCAATGATCGTCGGATAGCCCGATAAATCCATATCTACTCCCAAAAACACCATGAAACAGGAAGGGGACATCTTCAACTTTTTTATGTACTCTACGAAGTCTCTATCCAATCTCTCCTCTCCAACAAGCTCCAGAAATGTAGTTTTTGCATTTGCATTAGCCACAACAATAGGACTCTTAAAAACTCTATTTCCAACCCTTACTCCTTTAACTTCTCCGTTTTCGACCAATATCTCATCCACCCTATGTCTTGTCAGGACTTTGCCACCATTGTATTCTATAAAATCCTTTAAGCTATCTGCAAATCTCTGTGCTCCTCCTTTCGGGAAATATCCACCATGGAGGTAGTATGAAACTACAGCGGTAAGCGCGCTGCTTGCAGGTGTTTTCTCCGCCTCTGTTCCTGAGTAACCAAGCAGAGCACAGAGTAAAGTCTTCAAATCCTCATTAGTGAAAAACTCATCAAGTCTTTGCTTGTACGTTTTGTTCATCCAATCGTAGAAGTGTGGATGTTCCTTAGGATAATCCAAGAGCTTTTTTGCTCCAAAAACCTTAACGATTAGTTCAGCTGGTAGAGGAGCACCATAAACCAAGTCTTTGTAGCACTCCTCGTAGGCTTTTTTAGCTTCATCAAAGAAGGCGTAAATGTTCTCTTTCTCTTCTGGGAACATCTCTGAGAGAGCTTTTATGAACTCTTCCAAGTTGCTGGCATCGATCTCTTTACCTTTAAAGATGCATCTCATTTTATTCTTTGCGAAAAGTTCATCCTTTTCAAAGCCAAGTTCTTTGAGAAGATAGGTTACAGGTACTTTTTCCCACAGTCCGCTTACGTTTTCAACTCCTGTGTTAAAAACAAAATCTTTCCTCTTAAAAGAAGAGCAGTAACCACCGACTTGATGATGTTGCTCTAAAACTAAAACCCTGTACCCTCTTTTTGAGAGTAAAGCACCGCAGGTTAATCCCCCTATACCAGAACCAACAATGATAACATCGTATTCGTTTTCTCCTTTTGGCTTTTGAGTTACATCAACACTCCAATCGTATTTCCTGAATTCCTTTGTAGCAAAATAAGCTGGTGCTTTTAAAGGGAAAACAATTGAAAATGTTATACCAAGAGCGATCAAGGTGTTTGAGAGTATTACGGCGGAAGTTGCATTTAGAAGTAAAAATGTGATCGCGTTTGCTATGAAGATCACCGCCCAGACCCCAGTGATTATGTTGTTAATGGCCAGAAATAATCTCTCCTTCCAGTAGATTTCCGGATAGTCTCTTTTCGAAACTTGAAGTGTGTAGGGTTGTTTGATAATCAGGGAAAACAATACCATCAGAAACAAAACAGAGTAGCCAAGAAAACCACTTTTCTCGACAAATATGTTCAGGTTGAAGATAAATGTAGCAGTAATGGTTATGCAGAAATAGAGAAGAGAGGTAATATCCATCAGATTGAAATCCCTCTTGCGAATTTGTGGTATTATAAGCAGTAAGGCAATAACCAGAGGAATAATGATTCCCAGTATGTTTCCCATGTCACACAATACCCAGTAAACAATCCAGGGAATAAAGGAAAAAAACATATAAAGCATACCAGGAATTTTTATTTTATTATTTTTTAAGTCTTCCATTTTAAAATCTCTAAATCCTTTATCCTCTCAAAATCCCTGTCCATTGTAACAACTTTCAATCCATAATATTTAGCCACGCTATACTGATAAGCGTCATCAAAATCTAAATTCATGCCTTTTCTGACGTTTACAACTTCTCTATACTGTTCCTGTTCCATTGGCAATGAAAGGAGTTTGTGGTTGGGCATGATATCTTCAACAAATTCTTGCAATCTTCTTTCTTATCCCGCTTCAGGAGGATCTCCAAAAATACAATTGTATCCACTAAAAACATTATCTCCACTTCCGGAGCTTTATGTTGCAACTCAACAGAAGAAAAATTCTCCCGTATCTCTGATAACACACCTTCCCAGTCAAACTTAAATTTTCTTGCCTCGATTTCTCCAGCCTTGTATTTCTCACCTCCTTGCTATTTCATCTGTCTTTTCCTATTTAAAGGATGTCGTCTAACGCCCGGCGGATAAAAGAAGTTGCCGATGGCAGTTTGGGCGAAGCTTTTTATCCGCTGTTAAGAGAAGTTGCCCGAAACCTTTCATGCTTGAACCTTTTCTTCACACATTTCTTTTAGCTTTCTGGCATTTTCATATTTCGGATTGATTCTCAGAGCACTGTTAGCGCAAGATAAGCTTTCATTTGAGATGCACCCCAGCTTCCGCTGTTAGACGATAGTGCGAACGAAGGGGCATATTAATCACTTCTCCTTGGATTTTGGTATTCCTATATATCTTGGTGTCCTGTTCATATATTCACGATAGGCATCGCCATACTTCTCAAGGCAGAAGCGTTCTTCAGAACTTGCAAAACTGAGCAAAGAAACTTCGTATACAATTGAAAATAATAGAAAGATCCATGAAGCCGAAGCTATGCTCACACCTATAAACATCAAAAATTCGGTGAGATACTGAGGATTCCGTGAATAATGATAAAGTCCTTTGGTAACGGGTTCATTAAGTGGGGTGGTAGCAAAGTTCACTGTGACTATCGTATACATGATTAATCCTAATAAAGCAATAGGAAGGCCTATGTAAAACCATGTTGTCCCTATTTTTAACGGCAGAAAAAAGGAGTATATTAAGGCAAGATAATAAATTAGCCCTAAAAAGGTTACAATTTTCCAATTTTCCTCCTAGTTTTTTA
Coding sequences:
- a CDS encoding FAD-dependent oxidoreductase; translated protein: MEDLKNNKIKIPGMLYMFFSFIPWIVYWVLCDMGNILGIIIPLVIALLLIIPQIRKRDFNLMDITSLLYFCITITATFIFNLNIFVEKSGFLGYSVLFLMVLFSLIIKQPYTLQVSKRDYPEIYWKERLFLAINNIITGVWAVIFIANAITFLLLNATSAVILSNTLIALGITFSIVFPLKAPAYFATKEFRKYDWSVDVTQKPKGENEYDVIIVGSGIGGLTCGALLSKRGYRVLVLEQHHQVGGYCSSFKRKDFVFNTGVENVSGLWEKVPVTYLLKELGFEKDELFAKNKMRCIFKGKEIDASNLEEFIKALSEMFPEEKENIYAFFDEAKKAYEECYKDLVYGAPLPAELIVKVFGAKKLLDYPKEHPHFYDWMNKTYKQRLDEFFTNEDLKTLLCALLGYSGTEAEKTPASSALTAVVSYYLHGGYFPKGGAQRFADSLKDFIEYNGGKVLTRHRVDEILVENGEVKGVRVGNRVFKSPIVVANANAKTTFLELVGEERLDRDFVEYIKKLKMSPSCFMVFLGVDMDLSGYPTIIENLDEGCSIAIYSNADPGLAPKGKASVTILMGANYYDFPERGTKEYLEKKREFAELLIKKAEKNIPDLSKHIVVQDAATPKTFERYTSMPEGALYSFDQSIGVKRPYFKTPIKGLYLASASTFPGGGIEAVVISGIICANDICNWEVRVQ
- a CDS encoding PIN domain-containing protein encodes the protein MQEFVEDIMPNHKLLSLPMEQEQYREVVNVRKGMNLDFDDAYQYSVAKYYGLKVVTMDRDFERIKDLEILKWKT
- a CDS encoding isoprenylcysteine carboxylmethyltransferase family protein, producing the protein MVTFLGLIYYLALIYSFFLPLKIGTTWFYIGLPIALLGLIMYTIVTVNFATTPLNEPVTKGLYHYSRNPQYLTEFLMFIGVSIASASWIFLLFSIVYEVSLLSFASSEERFCLEKYGDAYREYMNRTPRYIGIPKSKEK